In Bradysia coprophila strain Holo2 unplaced genomic scaffold, BU_Bcop_v1 contig_350, whole genome shotgun sequence, a genomic segment contains:
- the LOC119080662 gene encoding protein MON2 homolog isoform X1, protein MSFVSGTTGNEAAQKFLEVLQSDFKNLGIETKKKYPQIKESCEEAIMKLKSAAANPQTPVYYVVNQILYPLVQGCESKDLKIIKFCLGMMQRLITQQVVDQKGARYITDTLWMLMEHSIEEVKVLQTVTLLLTTNAVVHGETLAKALVLCFRLHFTKDSTTINTAGATVRQLVSLVFERVVVEETGSGEVENREVNIEELKLATSVAPKGLKPCAADAYLLFQDLVQLVNADQPYWLLGMTEMTRTFGLELLETVLTSFTSVFFKNPEFSFLLKERVCALVIKLFSPNIKYRTMVSPNAQQAAPHDKPYFPISMRLLRVVSILIQKYHCLLVTECEIFLSLIVKFLDPDKPLWQCSLALEVIHKMTVQPDLLTSFCRCYDLKDHATNIFQDIIISLGAFVQTNAAQSQSQTLMGGLPVGPGVSPQPGFLFRGVWLPLVATFPIGQSKSTYVEMLDKMEPPTIPDGYGISIAYACLLDIVRSISLAIEGPSTLGEEKVPPYKDRVSEENRTLHTQLITSSWCGLLAALTPLIDAATDESVTENVLKAMQNYAALCGLLELHTARDAFITAICKSSLPPHYALSVLNMGYQMAGVKMHSRTSSQDLGNQYIAQCGENDFRHQVVAVGTPLPSLPIAGAQQGPVMLTAKNLHCMRTLLHLAHCHGSILGTSWHIVLATLQHLVWILGLKPSTGGSLQATPKPTIDTNAGITTAVMADLPVLSQMLSQLFESSQFLDDVALHHLIDALCKLSQEAMELAYSNREPSLFAVAKLLETGLVNLPRIEVLWRPLTNHLLEVCGHPHIRMREWGVEAITYLVKAALQFKYEKPLKDNLTLQTLLLNPLAELSSVPHGDVRQRQLECVLQVLNGAGETLSHGWPFVLGIIGAVNDHHGESLIRIAFQCLQLVVTDFLPVMPWRCLPLCVNTAAKFGSQTQELNISLTAVGLMWNISDFFNQNQEKLSQTLTDDSNVLPDFPGTLNMPQFDKLWMCLFARLGDLCGDPRPAVRKSAGQTLFSTISAHGNLLNPPTWQAVLWQVLFPLLDKVRKLSSSASSEKVDTSGNILIHHSRNTAQKQWAETQVLTLSGVSRVFNTKRQLLQMLGDFPRAWSLLLEFIENAALSKSNEVSLAALKSFQEILYNKPDDTTDGTLDMNVPIVATKAEPVDSIDIWNVAWKVWLTIGTESTRPPDNLPDKSDEIYIPSQAFLTALVQIFPALFQHIHIKFNETDLNKLCAVLMNAVAVPVHSDSTPYIMSTISDSLLTPLHDGVLDCMELLQKEAMSNKSNLKPMLPSIFNQLLSFSKFACVPPTFERVETRPMKSNRTQSHSTVEWVSMNYIPFGEKSLTVAVKLYQRTASEETVIEGHILHEIIKALSLPLSLKYKCMASSTWKLAINSLISVLHTGLQVARSNPSGFSGMWLDLSETIDKFLFPSSVCTIEDRGIDEIVLDETIDCQVIELLRDEVLPHSHEIPHQFILNVVVILNKGSIHSATTSTIGCDSDLKLREEFAKTCFETLLQFSLLDDSSNNNNNNSNTTEGGVAGRLAVTALLHRFQEVLKKFNDDERQSGKCPLPRYRLSEISFVLKAVATLIISMKKAPPAKVGRTAWEQLIGLYQYLVDCTTTNSPEVSRSLREALMQYSDLLSPPSNATNITNGSHC, encoded by the exons TCATGCGAAGAGGCAATAATGAAGTTGAAAAGTGCGGCAGCAAATCCGCAGACCCCAGTTTACTATGTGGTTAATCAAATACTGTACCCTTTGGTACAAGGTTGTGAATCAAAAGACCTGAAAATCATTAAG TTCTGTCTTGGTATGATGCAACGACTGATTACACAACAAGTGGTTGATCAAAAAGGTGCCAGGTACATAACGGATACGCTCTGGATGTTAATGGAACACAGCATCGAAGAAGTGAAAGTACTTCAAACTGTCACATTGCTACTGACAACAAATGCGGTTGTTCATGGCGAAACACTAGCCAAAGCGTTGGTGCTTTGTTTTCGATTGCATTTTACGAAAGATTCGACAACCATAAATACGGCTGGCGCAACCGTACGTCAATTGGTGTCGTTGGTGTTTGAAAGGGTTGTTGTTGAAGAGACGGGAAGTGGTGAAGTGGAAAACAGAGAAGTTAACATCGAAGAGTTAAAACTGGCAACCAGCGTTGCACCGAAGGGCTTGAAACCTTGCGCAGCCGATGCATATCTTCTATTTCAG GATTTAGTTCAACTGGTGAACGCTGATCAACCGTATTGGTTACTCGGAATGACCGAAATGACACGAACATTTGGACTCGAGCTGCTCGAAACGGTTCTGACATCATTCACAAGTGTTTTCTTCAAA AATCCCGAATTCTCTTTTCTGCTAAAAGAACGTGTGTGTGCATTGGTCATCAAACTATTTTCGCCAAACATAAAATATCGTACAATGGTCTCACCGAACGCTCAGCAAGCGGCTCCGCATGACAAACCTTATTTTCCTATTAGCATGCGACTGCTGCGCGTTGTGTCGATCCTAATACAAAAGTATCATTGCTTATTAGTCACCGAATGTGAAATTTTCCTATCACTGATCGTCAAGTTCTTGGACCCGGACAAACCATTGTGGCAATGCTCATTGGCTTTAGAAGTAATACATAAAATGACTGTACAACCGGATCTGTTGACGTCGTTCTGTCGCTGCTATGACTTGAAAGATCATGCCACGAACATATTCCAGGATATCATCATCTCATTGGGAGCATTCGTacaaa CAAATGCCGCACAATCACAATCACAAACTCTGATGGGTGGACTTCCCGTTGGGCCTGGAGTATCACCACAGCCAGGATTTCTGTTTCGTGGAGTATGGTTGCCATTAGTCGCAACTTTCCCGATAGGCCAGTCAAAGTCCACTTA CGTTGAGATGTTAGACAAAATGGAACCACCAACTATACCAGATGGTTATGGAATTTCTATTGCATACGCTTGTTTGTTGGACATTGTGCGTTCGATATCGCTAGCTATCGAAGGACCGTCCACG TTGGGCGAGGAAAAAGTTCCTCCGTACAAAGACCGAGTATCGGAAGAAAACCGAACACTTCACACTCAACTCATTACATCCAGTTGGTGTGGTCTTCTAGCTGCATTAACTCCATTAATTGACGCAGCAACTGATGAATCAGTTACCGAAAACGTGCTAAAGGCAATGCAAAACTACGCTGCATTATGTGGATTACTTGAACTGCATACGGCTCGTGATGCATTCATTACGGCTATTTGTAAATCATCGTTGCCACCCCATTACGCATTGTCCGTTCTGAATATGGGATATCAAATGGCCGGTGTCAAAATGCATTCGAGGACAAGCAGTCAGGACTTGGGCAATCAATACATCGCACAGTGtggagaaaatgattttcgtcATCAGGTTGTGGCTGTCGGTACGCCGCTACCGTCTCTACCAATTG caGGCGCTCAACAAGGTCCGGTAATGCTTACAGCGAAAAATCTGCATTGCATGCGAACATTGCTACACTTAGCGCACTGTCATGGTAGCATACTCGGTACCTCTTGGCATATTGTGCTGGCGACGCTTCAGCACTTGGTTTGGATTTTGGGTTTGAAACCGTCCACTGGCGGAAGTCTACAG gcaaCACCCAAACCAACAATTGATACCAATGCCGGAATCACAACAGCCGTAATGGCCGATTTGCCGGTTCTTTCTCAAATGCTTAGTCAACTATTTGAGTCGAGTCAATTTTTGGACGATGTTGCTTTGCATCATCTGATCGATGCGCTGTGCAAACTGTCCCAAGAAGCAATGGAACTGGCATATTCGAACCGAGAACCGTCTCTGTTTGCTGTGGCTAAGCTACTGGAAACCGGTTTGGTAAATTTGCCACGCATCGAGGTTCTTTGGCGGCCACTTACCAATCATTTGTTAGAAGTTTGCGGCCATCCACACATCCGAATGAGAGAATGGGGTGTGGAAGCAATTACTTATTTAGTCAAGGCGGCCTTACaatttaaatacgaaaaaccgCTGAAGGACAACTTGACCTTGCAAACGTTGCTGTTGAATCCATTAGCTGAACTGTCGTCCGTCCCGCACGGAGATGTGCGACAACGTCAATTGGAATGTGTCCTACAAGTTCTAAACGGAGCGGGCGAAACATTGTCCCATGGCTGGCCGTTCGTTTTGGGCATTATCGGAGCGGTGAATGATCATCACGGAGAATCACTAATACGAATTGCATTTCAATGTCTGCAATTGGTTGTCACGGACTTTTTGCCCGTAATGCCATGGCGATGTTTACCGTTATGTGTGAACACTGCAGCAAAATTCGGATCCCAAACACAAGAACTTAACATTTCACTTACGGCTGTTGGATTGATG TGGAACATCTCCGACTTCTTTAATCAAAATCAGGAAAAATTGTCTCAAACTCTGACTGACGATTCCAATGTTTTGCCTGACTTTCCGGGCACACTGAATATGCCACAATTCGACAAGTTGTGGATGTGTCTCTTCGCTCGGCTTGGTGACCTGTGCGGTGATCCGAGACCAGCGGTAAGAAAATCTGCTGGCCAGACGCTTTTTTCCACCATTTCGGCACACGGAAATCTGTTAAACCCCCCAACATGGCAAGCAGTTCTATGGCAAGTATTATTCCCACTACTGGATAAAGTGCGAAAATTGTCGAGCTCGGCAAGTAGTGAAAAGGTCGACACAAGcggaaatattttgattcacCACTCACGCAACACCGCACAAAAGCAGTGGGCAGAAACGCAAGTTCTAACGTTATCGGGAGTGTCGAGA GTTTTCAATACGAAACGACAACTGCTGCAAATGTTAGGTGATTTCCCTCGGGCTTGGTCACTCCTCttagaatttattgaaaatgccgCCCTCAGCAAAAGTAATGAAGTGTCACTGGCTGCGTTAAAATCATTCCAAGAGATTTTGTATAACAAACCTGACGACACCACTGATGGTACACTGGATATGAATGTGCCGATAGTAGCAACAAAAGCAGAGCCGGTGGACAGCATTGACATTTGGAATGTTGCCTGGAAAGTGTGGCTAACGATCGGAACTGAAAGTACTCGTCCGCCAGATAATCTGCCCGATAAATCTGACGAGATTTATATACCGAGTCAAGCATTTTTGACGGCATTGGTGCAAATATTTCCAGCGCTCTTCCAACACATTCACATAAA GTTCAATGAGACCGACCTAAACAAACTGTGTGCAGTGTTAATGAACGCTGTTGCAGTTCCTGTACATAGCGATTCAACTCCGTACATTATGTCAACTATATCCGATTCTCTGTTAACTCCGCTACATGATGGAGTGCTGGACTGTATGGAACTATTGCAAAAG GAAGCAATgtcaaacaaatcaaatttaaagcCAATGCTTCCgtcaattttcaatcaactgCTAAGCTTTAGTAAATTTGCTTGTGTACCTCCAACATTTGAACGAGTAGAAACAAG GCCAATGAAATCGAATCGAACCCAATCGCATTCAACCGTTGAATGGGTCAGTATGAATTACATTCCATTCGGCGAAAAATCTCTGACGGTCGCAGTAAAACTGTATCAACGAACGGCCAGTGAAGAAACGGTCATAGAAGGGCACATTTTGCACGAAATTATCAAAGCGCTGTCGTTGCCTTTGTCGTTGAAATACAAATGCATGGCATCATCAACGTGGAAGCTAGCAATTAATAGTCTAATATCTGTGCTACACACCGGTCTTCAGGTGGCTCGATCGAATCCGAGTGGATTTAGTGGCATGTGGCTGGATTTATCCGAGACgatcgataaatttttgttcccATCAAG TGTTTGCACCATCGAAGATCGTGGTATCGACGAAATTGTTCTGGACGAAACAATTGACTGCCAGGTCATCGAATTGTTGCGGGATGAAGTTCTGCCACATTCGCATGAAATTCCGCACCAGTTCATCTTGAATGTTGTTGTGATTTTAAACAAAGGCTCGATACATTCGGCCACAACGTCGACGATTGGTTGTGATTCGGATTTGAAGTTACGCGAGGAATTCGCCAAAACGTGCTTTGAGACGTTGTTGCAATTTTCGCTGCTGGACGACAGTagtaacaacaacaataacaacagtAATACCACCGAAGGCGGAGTGGCAGGACGTTTGGCTGTGACGGCATTGCTTCATCGCTTTCAGGAAGTGCTGAAAAAGTTCAACGATGACGAACGACAGAGTGGAAAATGTCCATTGCCTAG gtACCGATTGtcagaaatttcattcgttttgaaGGCCGTTGCAACCCTTATCATTTCGATGAAGAAAGCACCACCCGCCAAAG ttGGACGAACCGCTTGGGAACAATTAATTGGTCTATATCAATACCTAGTTGACTGCACCACAACCAATTCACCGGAAGTGTCTCGATCTCTTCGCGAAGCACTGATGCAGTACAGTGATCTACTTTCGCCGCCCTCCAATGCAACAAACATTACAAACGGTAGTCATTGCTAA